The genomic DNA ATCCGGCGCAGGCGGCACGCATGAGTTCGGCTGAGCGCGCGACCGCTTCTCCGTCGCGGGCGAAGTCGGTCGCCGACAGACCTGCGCCGGGGCCGCACCAGTCGCGGATGGCCGGGTGCACCAACTCGCGCAGGTCGGCTCGAATGGATTGGAGTTCGGCGGCCGCGCGCACCTGGAACAACCGGTCCAGGGCGGGGTACGGGTCATCGGCGAAGACTGGCGCCATGACCGAGACGTCCGCGCCGCCGTCGGCCAACGCCGCCGCGGCGTCGGCCAGCACCGCGGACACCGCGTCCTCGACGCCGGAGGAAGTGCCGAGAGTGGTCAGCAGGCCGATGCGAAGTCCAATCGGCGACAGCGGCTCCCGAGCGAGCGGCGTGGTCTCCGGCGGAAGGCTCCACAGGTCGCGGGGATCGGCACCGGTCAGCACGTCGTACATGTCCAGCACGTCATCGACGGTGCGGCCCATCGGTCCGGCCGACCGCATCGTGGACGGGGCGGTGTGGGGGATGCGGCCCTGAGTGGGCTTCAGCGCTACCAACCCGCAGTGCCCGGCGGGCAGTCGCACGGATCCTGCAATGTCACTGCCCACCGCTGAGAATCCGATGCCCGATGCGAGGCATGCGCCTGCGCCCGCGCTGGAGCCGCCGGTGTTGCGGGACGGGTTCCATGGGTTTCGGGTGACGCCATAGAGCGAACTCACGCCGGCGGCCATCATGCCGAAGTCGGGCATCGTGGTCTTGCCGACGATCACCGCCCCGGCCTCCTTGAGCCGGGCGGCGGGCGGGGCATCGAACGTCGAGTCGGGGAGGTCGGCGTTGGCAGCGCAACCGTGCCGCCACGGGGTACCGACCGCGTGCACGCTGTCCTTGATGGTCACGGGCAGACCGTCCAACGGACTCAGCGGCGTGCCCGAGTCCCAGCGGCGGCTCGAGGCCTGCGCGGCGTTCCGGGCGCCTGCGGTGTCCACGTAGGCGAACGCGTTGATGGTGGGGTTGCGGGTCTCGATGCGTGCCAGGGTGCGGTCTAGGACGTCGACGGGGCTAAGGGTGCCACCGCGGTACGCCTGACGCACCGATTCCGCTGGAAGATCGAGGATCTCGTCGATCACGGGACGTGGGCTCCCTCGAGTGCCCCGGCGGCCATGCGCGCAGCGGTGGCAGTCAGGGTGTGCAGGCCGGCGAGCAGATGGGCATCAGTGCTGTACTCGCGCTCGTTGTGCGAGATGCCGTCAACGCTGGGGATGAACAGCATGACCGTCGGTACCACGTCTTTGAGGTTCACCGAGTCGTGACCGGCCATCGTGGGCAGGGTGCGCCACCGCAGCCCGAGGTCGTCGAGGACGGCCCCGGCGAGCGCGATGCCGGAGTCCTGATAGCGGGTTGACGGGCGGAAGGCGGCGCTCTCGATCTCGACGTGGCCGTCGCCGGCCTGCTCGATCTCTGCGACGCGTTCGAGGAACAGGGCGTGTGCAGCCTCTACCGTCTCCGCCTCCAAGGCACGCAGGTCCGCCGCCAAGCGGACGCGCGAGGGCACCACGACCGGCGAGTTGGGTTCCACCGTGAACCGGCCAACCGAACCCAGCACCGTATCGGGCCCGAACTCGTCGGCCACTGCACGGACGGCCAGCACCACCTCGCTGGCGGCGACCAGCGCATCCCGCCTGTATCGCATGTGGGTGGCCCCGGTGTGGGACTGCTCACCATGCACGGTGATCGAGTACTTGTAAGCAGCCCAGTTGCACGTCACTACGCCGACGTCGAGACCCTCGTCGACGAGGGTGCGGCCCTGCTCGATGTGTATCTCGGCGTAGCAGTTGGCCCTCGGGGCAACGTCGCCACCGTGATATCCGATGTGACGCAGCGCATCTCGGACCGACGACCCGTCCTTACCTACGGTGTCGAGGACGGCGTCGGCAGACATCTTCCCGACGTACACTGCGCTGCCCATGAGGCTTGGCGAGAAACGCGAACCCTCCTCGTTGAACCAGTTGACTGCGGCGACGTTGTACCGCGCGGCGTCCGGCCGGTCGGCTACCAGCACCGCGGCATAGGCCGCGGCCAGCACCCCGTAGGCGCCGTCGAAGCGACCCGACGTCGGTTGGCTGTCCAGGTGCGATCCGAGCAGCACGTAAGGCGTGTCCGGCGCGAATTCGGCGCAGCCAAACATGTTTCCGACGGCGTCGACCCGACACTGCAGGCCGTGCTCGACGAACCAGGCGCGCAGCCAGTCCCGTGCCCTGCCGTCGGCGTCGGTGGCCGCTTCCCGGTCCACACCGCCAACTGGGGTTGCGCCGATCGCGGACAGCTCGGCGAAGTCGGTCAGGAACGTGGCGTCGGTGAGGCCCGTGCTCATCGCGGCTCGTCGGCCAACTCGGCGGCCTGGTCCTCCAATGACACAGGGGGAATCGGAGCCGCGACGCGCATCTTGGTCTTCGCGGCCTCGAACATGTCGTTCACCCGGGCCTTGTCGGCGTCGTCGGACGTGACCAGCGCGGCCGCCGCCAGGAACACCACCAGGTTGACCACCAGGCCGACGATACCGCCGGTCAGGCTGCCGAGCCACCGAATGTCGTCGGGATAGACCCAGGTCAACACCATCGCCACCAAGAATCCCGACACCATGCCCGCGACCGCGCCCTGCTTGTTGCCGCCCCGCCAGAAGATGCCCAAGAACAGCGGCACGGCCAGCTGAATGACCCCCTGGTAGGAAATCTGAGCCAGCAACTGCAGCCGTGTCATGTTGAACGTCGCGTAGGCAACCACGCCGGCGGCGATCATGAAGACGAGCATCGAGGTCTTCGCGACCTGGGTCAGCCGCTTGTCCGTCAATGGACGCTTCGTGGTGTTGACCAAATCGTTGGCGATCTGCAGACCGCAGACCTGCACGCTGCCGTCGATGTGGCCCATGGAGGCGGCGAAGACGATGGTGATGCCAAGTCCGAGCAGCCAGGTGCCGCCGTAGTCGCTCATGATCGTGAACCAGCCCGCCTGCGGACTGTCGGCGACGTCGGGCATGACCGTCGCCGCGATC from Mycolicibacterium arabiense includes the following:
- a CDS encoding amidase, with the translated sequence MIDEILDLPAESVRQAYRGGTLSPVDVLDRTLARIETRNPTINAFAYVDTAGARNAAQASSRRWDSGTPLSPLDGLPVTIKDSVHAVGTPWRHGCAANADLPDSTFDAPPAARLKEAGAVIVGKTTMPDFGMMAAGVSSLYGVTRNPWNPSRNTGGSSAGAGACLASGIGFSAVGSDIAGSVRLPAGHCGLVALKPTQGRIPHTAPSTMRSAGPMGRTVDDVLDMYDVLTGADPRDLWSLPPETTPLAREPLSPIGLRIGLLTTLGTSSGVEDAVSAVLADAAAALADGGADVSVMAPVFADDPYPALDRLFQVRAAAELQSIRADLRELVHPAIRDWCGPGAGLSATDFARDGEAVARSAELMRAACAGFDYVLAPVIPTVGFPAEDCGLDPSQPLGHCGFTAWFNQTAQPAAALCFGFSDGMPVGIQVVGPRFADTEVLRLTKWLEGRRPVAMAWPEPVAAQPPGGN
- a CDS encoding M20 family metallo-hydrolase, which codes for MSTGLTDATFLTDFAELSAIGATPVGGVDREAATDADGRARDWLRAWFVEHGLQCRVDAVGNMFGCAEFAPDTPYVLLGSHLDSQPTSGRFDGAYGVLAAAYAAVLVADRPDAARYNVAAVNWFNEEGSRFSPSLMGSAVYVGKMSADAVLDTVGKDGSSVRDALRHIGYHGGDVAPRANCYAEIHIEQGRTLVDEGLDVGVVTCNWAAYKYSITVHGEQSHTGATHMRYRRDALVAASEVVLAVRAVADEFGPDTVLGSVGRFTVEPNSPVVVPSRVRLAADLRALEAETVEAAHALFLERVAEIEQAGDGHVEIESAAFRPSTRYQDSGIALAGAVLDDLGLRWRTLPTMAGHDSVNLKDVVPTVMLFIPSVDGISHNEREYSTDAHLLAGLHTLTATAARMAAGALEGAHVP